One window of the Magnolia sinica isolate HGM2019 chromosome 19, MsV1, whole genome shotgun sequence genome contains the following:
- the LOC131234627 gene encoding ribonuclease TUDOR 1-like, whose protein sequence is MREFGSVKLAGLIYKVVVNCFFSVVVNGELCEYFKFTAGICQADASYPLFSIIAEEVLSRGIRKKVFVCCQNHHPAGYQLHSYDCSMEEVFRHCCSVIWDHQINGLHCPKVVSIWPVDWPSIVSFSHRHLAQLKYILPKAISIKKILVHDERTLCMKPELQINLQLDAFENGGNRKSGSGYAFLRKMIRARLLDFCNAHPEAVKKLLRNCMHDIQVIHTKLSKSEDVLTLWERDTNVLVAVIGDTLTKDFEERSNYYDTLLVAESRAINGKKGIHSAKDPPVMHVTDLLTASAKKAKDFLPFLQQSKRLPAVVDYVLSGHRFKLLIPEETCSIPFSFSGVRCPGRDEPFSDEAIAFMRRKILQRDVEIEVETVDRTGTFLGSLWESKTNMAVVLLESGLARLQTAFGVDRIPDSHLLAKAEQSAKNQRLKIWENHVEGQEATNGSSVAETKQKEVLKVVVTEVLGSGKFYVQTVGDQKVAIIQQQLASLTLQDPPVIGAFNPKKGDIVLAQFSADNSWNRAMVRLSLTTKSGSFYVLEKLVAITSCQ, encoded by the exons ATGAGGGAGTTTGGTTCTGTCAAGTTGGCTGGCCTAATCTATAAAGTGGTTGTCAACTGCTTCTTTTCAGTGGTGGTGAATGGTGAGCTATGTGAATATTTCAAATTTACTGCAGGTATTTGTCAAGCGGATGCATCATACCCATTGTTCTCCATCATAGCTGAAGAGGTTCTGAGTAGGGGCATTAGAAAAAAAGTCTTTG TATGCTGTCAAAATCATCATCCTGCAGGCTACCAATTGCACAGTTATGATTGTTCAATGGAGGAAGTTTTTCGGCATTGCTGTTCTGTTATTTGGGATCACCAGATAAATGGTCTGCATTGCCCAAAGGTGGTCTCCATCTGGCCAGTTGATTGGCCAAGCATTGT GAGCTTTTCACATCGTCATTTAGCACAATTGAAGTACATCTTACCTAAGGCGATTAGTATAAAAAAGATCCTTGTGCATGATGAGAGGACACTTTGTATGAAGCCCGAGCTTCAAATCAACCTACAATTGGATGCATTCGAAAATGGCGGTAACCGTAAATCAGGAAGTGGGTACGCTTTTTTGAGGAAGATGATCCGTGCCCGCCTCTTGGATTTCTGCAATGCACACCCTGAG gcagttAAGAAATTACTGAGAAATTGCATGCATGACATACAAGTGATTCatactaaactgtccaaatctg AAGATGTTCTCACTTTATGGGAACGAGACACAAATGTTCTTGTAGCTGTAATTGGAGATACTCTTACAAAAGATTTTGAGGAAAGGTCAAATTATTATGACACGTTGCTTGTAGCTGAATCTCGTGCAATCAATGGAAAGAAAGGGATCCATTCTGCGAAGGATCCCCCAGTCATGCATGTAACGGACCTGCTGACA gCATCTGCAAAAAAAGCTAAAGATTTCTTGCCCTTCTTGCAACAGAGTAAAAGGCTACCTGCTGTTGTGGATTACGTCCTTAGTGGTCATCGGTTTAAATTGCTGATCCCCGAGGAAACTTGCAGCATTCCATTCTCCTTCTCTGGTGTTAGATGCCCCGGCCGCGATGAGCCTTTCTCAGATGAAGCAATTGCCTTCATGAGAAGAAAGATCTTGCAGAGGGATGTAGAG ATTGAAGTCGAAACAGTTGATAGAACTGGAACCTTCTTGGGTTCTTTATGGGAATCAAAGACCAACATGGCTGTGGTTCTTCTAGAGTCTGGGTTGGCAAGGCTTCAAACTGCTTTTGGTGTTGACAGGATTCCTGATTCTCACCTACTTGCAAAGGCTGAGCAGTCTGCAAAAAACCAGAGATTGAAG ATTTGGGAAAATCATGTTGAAGGACAGGAAGCTACTAATGGGTCATCAGTGGCTGAGACCAAACAGAAGGAAGTGCTTAAG GTGGTGGTTACTGAGGTACTAGGCAGTGGCAAGTTTTATGTCCAAACAGTTGGAGATCAGAAAGTGGCTATTATTCAGCAGCAACTAGCTTCATTGACCCTCCAAGATCCTCCTGTCATTGGCGCTTTTAATCCTAAGAAGGGGGATATTGTCCTTGCTCAGTTCAGTGCAGATAATTCTTGGAATAGGGCCATGGTGAGACTCTCATTAACTACAAAAAGTGGCTCCTTTTATGTTCTGGAAAAGTTGGTGGCAATCACTAGTTGTCAGTAA